In Amycolatopsis sp. EV170708-02-1, the following are encoded in one genomic region:
- a CDS encoding TetR/AcrR family transcriptional regulator, whose amino-acid sequence MTETSERIARRSVDKFAQRRAELADSALQALSELGYARTSLREIAQKSNFSHGVLHYYFTDKVELLTYAVRKFEEVCVTRYDEAVAAARSAEDLERGFGAAMADTLRADAVMHRLWYDLRNQSLFEAAFRADVLEIDTQRQAMIWRVVERYAELADSSPVVTRQVAYAAFDGLFQQALLHHLAGEENGLAEDVGSLLKRLVS is encoded by the coding sequence GTGACCGAGACGAGCGAGCGGATCGCACGCCGGAGCGTGGACAAGTTCGCCCAGCGGCGGGCGGAACTGGCGGATTCCGCGCTGCAGGCGCTGTCCGAGCTGGGATACGCGAGGACGAGCCTGCGGGAGATCGCGCAGAAGTCGAACTTCTCGCACGGGGTCCTGCACTACTACTTCACCGACAAGGTGGAACTGCTGACCTACGCGGTCCGCAAGTTCGAGGAAGTGTGCGTGACCCGCTACGACGAGGCCGTGGCCGCGGCGCGTTCGGCCGAGGACCTGGAGCGGGGCTTCGGTGCCGCGATGGCGGACACGCTCCGAGCCGACGCCGTGATGCACCGGCTGTGGTACGACCTGCGGAACCAGAGCCTGTTCGAGGCCGCGTTCCGCGCCGACGTGCTCGAGATCGACACCCAGCGGCAGGCGATGATCTGGCGGGTCGTGGAACGCTACGCCGAACTCGCCGACTCTTCGCCGGTCGTGACGCGGCAGGTCGCCTATGCCGCTTTCGACGGCCTGTTCCAACAGGCGCTGCTGCATCATCTCGCCGGCGAGGAGAACGGTCTCGCCGAGGACGTCGGGTCGTTGCTGAAGAGGCTGGTTTCGTAG
- a CDS encoding SDR family NAD(P)-dependent oxidoreductase has translation MGSYDLSGRKALVTGGAQGLGAGMAEALALAGASVVIGDVQEDLGRVTADKINAGFVRLDVTDEQSWERAVDTVIGELGGLDIVVNNAGVEITGLVADLDPADVRKMLDVNVLGTALGVKHAFRAMRPGGPAGTGGAVVNIASVAATIAFPGIAGYSATKSAVDRLTRVAAMEAGKLGYGVRVNCVYPGLVPTQMGNQLAQDVVEVGLFPSVEDAIGAVVGQTPAGRLGEVADMADAVVFLASDAARFITGAGLPVDGGMGM, from the coding sequence ATGGGTTCGTACGACCTTTCGGGCCGGAAAGCCCTGGTCACGGGTGGCGCGCAGGGCCTGGGCGCCGGAATGGCCGAAGCGCTGGCGCTGGCGGGTGCCTCGGTGGTCATCGGCGACGTCCAGGAGGATCTCGGGCGCGTCACCGCCGACAAGATCAACGCGGGTTTCGTCCGGCTCGACGTCACCGACGAACAGAGCTGGGAGCGGGCGGTCGACACGGTGATCGGCGAACTCGGCGGCCTGGACATCGTGGTGAACAACGCCGGCGTCGAGATCACCGGGCTCGTCGCCGACCTCGACCCCGCCGACGTGCGCAAGATGCTCGACGTCAACGTGCTCGGCACCGCTCTCGGCGTGAAGCACGCCTTCCGCGCGATGCGGCCCGGCGGCCCCGCCGGCACCGGCGGCGCCGTCGTGAACATCGCCTCGGTCGCCGCGACCATCGCCTTCCCCGGTATCGCCGGCTATTCGGCGACGAAATCGGCGGTCGACCGGCTCACCAGGGTCGCCGCGATGGAGGCCGGGAAACTCGGCTACGGCGTACGCGTCAACTGCGTCTACCCAGGCCTCGTTCCCACGCAGATGGGCAACCAGCTCGCGCAAGACGTCGTCGAGGTCGGTCTGTTCCCCAGCGTCGAGGACGCCATCGGCGCCGTCGTCGGGCAGACCCCCGCCGGGCGGCTCGGCGAGGTCGCGGACATGGCCGACGCCGTCGTGTTCCTCGCCTCCGACGCCGCCCGCTTCATCACCGGTGCCGGGCTCCCGGTCGACGGCGGCATGGGCATGTGA
- a CDS encoding DUF5938 domain-containing protein, which produces MSSPKPVVVYGASGYTGRLICEYLREYNVPFIAAGRDKARIQEAIDHVPGLDTIEHEVVEVSHDAEALTELFRDAKVVCNTVGPFSEYGHEVVEACLRTGTHYLDTTGEQDWLIAAEERYGARMAEKGLLLSPGIAQMYTTGEIAANLCLETPGLDTLDILVFWKGYPTVASTKTILVNAALSAAYYLEQNEYLPWPADGGLQDVTVPGHHETGLALPWGGTSHPVWFKNDARVANVKAVGGVFDRALMQGVPQIVAAVLEQVKDLPLDEKMRVLAEQAATVRDEMPPRENQRLNTSLDSVHASGPLGRAHCVIHGTCNYKQTGLMQAYGAYSLLQQPPKRVGFASGCQAFGHRELLGVLRSFGLVSNPVLTVHD; this is translated from the coding sequence ATGAGCAGCCCCAAACCCGTCGTGGTCTACGGCGCCTCCGGCTACACCGGACGGCTGATCTGCGAATACCTGCGCGAGTACAACGTCCCGTTCATCGCCGCCGGCCGCGACAAGGCCCGCATCCAGGAGGCGATCGACCATGTGCCCGGCCTCGACACCATCGAACACGAGGTCGTCGAGGTCTCGCACGACGCCGAAGCGCTCACCGAACTCTTCCGCGACGCCAAGGTCGTGTGCAACACCGTCGGCCCGTTCAGCGAGTACGGCCACGAGGTCGTCGAAGCCTGCCTGCGCACCGGAACGCATTACCTCGACACCACCGGCGAACAGGACTGGCTGATCGCCGCCGAGGAACGCTACGGCGCGCGGATGGCCGAGAAAGGCCTGCTGCTCTCCCCCGGCATCGCGCAGATGTACACCACCGGCGAGATCGCGGCGAACCTGTGCCTGGAGACGCCCGGACTGGACACTTTGGACATCCTGGTGTTCTGGAAGGGCTATCCCACGGTCGCTTCCACGAAGACCATTCTGGTCAACGCCGCGCTCTCGGCCGCGTACTACCTCGAGCAGAACGAGTACCTGCCCTGGCCCGCGGACGGCGGCCTGCAGGACGTCACCGTGCCCGGCCACCACGAAACCGGGCTGGCCCTGCCCTGGGGCGGCACGTCGCATCCGGTCTGGTTCAAGAACGACGCCCGAGTGGCCAACGTCAAGGCCGTCGGTGGTGTCTTCGACCGCGCGCTCATGCAGGGCGTGCCGCAGATCGTCGCGGCTGTCCTGGAGCAGGTGAAAGACCTGCCGCTGGACGAGAAGATGCGTGTGCTGGCGGAGCAGGCCGCCACGGTGCGCGACGAGATGCCGCCGCGCGAGAACCAGCGGCTCAACACCTCGCTGGATTCGGTGCACGCCTCGGGGCCGCTGGGCCGAGCACACTGTGTCATCCACGGCACCTGCAACTACAAGCAGACCGGGTTGATGCAGGCCTACGGTGCCTACTCTTTGCTGCAGCAGCCGCCGAAGCGCGTGGGGTTCGCCTCCGGATGCCAGGCTTTCGGCCACCGCGAACTGCTCGGCGTGCTACGAAGCTTCGGACTGGTTTCGAATCCGGTCTTGACCGTCCACGACTGA
- a CDS encoding AMP-binding protein codes for MRLTDYLDKGASLDPAAPCLTMGDTSFSYGEVRELSWQVGRALARSGVKPGDKVAILSGNDPLSFGCVFGISRAGAVWCPVNPRNEAAENRELLDLFDCTCLLVQESFAPLVSRMLPALPKLSTVVCLDGSMPGAVPFSEWIGDAEPWEETPPDDMVLLVGTGGTTGRPKAVMLSGTNVETMSALTLMSYPFTGRPRYLALAPLTHAAGVLCFPVMTLGGEIVVMPSPDLGEFLALVERRRITHTFLPPTLIYLLLDNPALADADLSSLQCLWYGAAPMSATKLAEAITRIGPVFGQLFGQSEAPMMVSTLSPAEHLRPDGSLALERFTSAGKPTPLTRVAIMSATGELLPPGERGEIVVRGSLVMLGYYKDPDATAEASAHGWHHTGDIGYLDEDHYLYIVDRAKDMIITGGFNVYSAEVEQALMAHEAVQDCAVIGLPHEKWGEQITAVVQLHSGRTAAAHELRAAVKERLGSIKTPKEILVWPDLPRSKIGKVLKTEIRKALLDNA; via the coding sequence GTGCGACTGACCGACTATCTCGACAAGGGCGCTTCACTCGATCCGGCGGCCCCCTGCCTCACCATGGGCGACACGTCCTTCAGCTACGGCGAAGTGCGGGAGCTGTCGTGGCAGGTGGGGCGGGCACTGGCCCGGTCCGGCGTCAAGCCGGGCGACAAGGTGGCGATCCTGTCCGGGAACGATCCCCTGTCGTTCGGCTGCGTCTTCGGGATCAGCCGGGCCGGTGCCGTGTGGTGCCCGGTCAACCCGCGCAACGAGGCCGCCGAGAACAGGGAGCTGCTCGACCTGTTCGACTGCACCTGTCTTCTGGTGCAAGAGTCCTTCGCACCGCTCGTCTCCCGGATGCTTCCCGCCCTGCCGAAACTGTCCACAGTGGTCTGTCTCGACGGCTCGATGCCCGGCGCCGTCCCGTTCTCCGAATGGATCGGCGACGCCGAGCCCTGGGAGGAAACGCCGCCGGACGACATGGTCCTGCTCGTCGGCACCGGCGGCACCACCGGCCGCCCCAAGGCCGTGATGCTGAGTGGCACCAACGTGGAGACGATGTCGGCGCTCACGCTGATGAGTTACCCGTTCACCGGGCGCCCGCGCTATCTCGCGCTGGCGCCGCTGACGCACGCGGCGGGCGTGCTCTGCTTCCCGGTCATGACACTCGGCGGGGAGATCGTCGTCATGCCCTCGCCGGACCTCGGCGAATTCCTCGCGCTGGTGGAACGCCGCCGCATCACGCACACCTTCCTGCCCCCGACGCTGATCTACCTGCTGCTCGACAATCCGGCGCTGGCCGACGCCGATCTTTCGTCGCTGCAATGCCTTTGGTACGGCGCCGCGCCGATGTCGGCCACCAAACTCGCCGAGGCGATCACCCGGATCGGCCCGGTCTTCGGGCAGCTGTTCGGGCAGAGCGAAGCCCCCATGATGGTCTCCACCCTCTCCCCCGCCGAGCACCTCCGCCCCGATGGATCGCTTGCCCTGGAACGGTTCACGTCGGCTGGTAAGCCCACCCCGCTCACCCGGGTCGCGATCATGTCCGCCACCGGCGAGCTGCTCCCGCCCGGCGAACGCGGCGAGATCGTCGTCCGCGGGTCGCTGGTGATGCTCGGCTACTACAAGGATCCGGACGCGACGGCGGAAGCGAGCGCGCACGGCTGGCATCACACGGGCGACATCGGCTACCTCGACGAAGACCACTACCTCTACATCGTCGACCGCGCCAAGGACATGATCATCACCGGCGGCTTCAACGTCTATTCGGCCGAGGTCGAGCAGGCGCTCATGGCGCACGAAGCGGTGCAGGACTGCGCCGTGATCGGGCTGCCGCACGAGAAATGGGGCGAGCAGATCACCGCCGTCGTCCAGCTCCACTCCGGGAGAACGGCTGCGGCGCACGAACTCCGCGCCGCGGTCAAGGAGCGGCTGGGCAGCATCAAGACGCCGAAGGAGATCCTGGTCTGGCCGGATCTCCCCCGGTCCAAGATCGGCAAGGTGCTCAAGACCGAGATCCGGAAAGCCTTGCTGGACAACGCTTAG
- a CDS encoding Lrp/AsnC family transcriptional regulator, with the protein MDDALVAALRTDGRMSVADLAQRVGASRSAVSARLEQLKADGSLNVVAAVHPEFLGLTAYAHLAIRTSGRSQATTDAIAALPAAAFVSAVSGDHQTVAELRLPDPPELYRTVADIRGLPEVEQVNTLVYVDVVKGLFMPGRPLPPWLRLDDRDLAIMLRLQADGRESYARIAEHVGLSPSATRTRVRFLVEHDVIRIAPVLSRARPDAGLVCGIGLNVRGAGDAVTAALAAREDTEFLARTIGRFDVVATIAAQSARALDRALEEISGRPDVVTAETWVHLRIAKERYEWPLPTAEELARR; encoded by the coding sequence GTGGACGACGCGCTGGTCGCGGCTTTGCGCACGGACGGCCGGATGAGCGTCGCCGATCTGGCCCAACGCGTCGGGGCTTCGAGGTCGGCCGTGTCGGCCCGGCTGGAGCAGCTGAAGGCCGACGGTTCGCTGAACGTGGTCGCGGCGGTCCACCCCGAGTTCCTCGGCCTGACCGCGTACGCGCACCTCGCGATCCGCACGTCGGGCCGCTCGCAGGCGACGACGGACGCCATCGCGGCGCTGCCCGCCGCGGCGTTCGTCTCCGCGGTGAGCGGGGATCACCAGACCGTCGCCGAGCTGCGCCTTCCCGACCCGCCCGAGCTCTATCGCACGGTCGCGGATATCCGCGGGTTGCCGGAGGTGGAACAGGTCAACACCCTCGTCTACGTGGACGTGGTCAAGGGCTTGTTCATGCCGGGCCGTCCACTGCCGCCGTGGCTGCGGCTCGACGACCGCGATCTCGCGATCATGCTGCGGCTACAGGCCGACGGGCGGGAAAGTTACGCGCGGATCGCCGAGCACGTCGGCCTGTCGCCGTCGGCCACGCGGACCCGCGTGCGCTTCCTGGTCGAGCACGACGTCATCCGGATCGCGCCGGTGCTCAGCCGGGCCCGGCCGGACGCCGGCCTCGTCTGCGGGATCGGCCTGAACGTGCGGGGCGCCGGGGACGCGGTGACGGCGGCGCTCGCCGCGCGCGAGGACACCGAGTTCCTCGCCAGGACCATCGGGCGGTTCGACGTCGTCGCCACCATCGCCGCGCAGTCCGCCCGCGCGCTCGACCGGGCGCTCGAAGAGATCAGCGGCAGGCCCGACGTCGTGACCGCGGAGACGTGGGTCCACCTCCGGATCGCCAAGGAACGCTACGAGTGGCCGCTGCCGACGGCGGAGGAGCTCGCGCGACGCTAA
- a CDS encoding amidohydrolase has product MRLLPLDRSVLDARATILRPDELVTVDDATEGAEAVLVFGEEIAAVGSVDECRARAVSLGRPDPEVRRLPGTLLPGFVDPHAHPLMYGQMMTWVDCGPERASTIPAIVALLREAAENTPAGRPIRGYGYEHRNLAEKRHPRKEELDAVADDREVYLMNASGHGGVVNSFTLRRNGVTRDTPDPDGGVFFRDELGELTGELSDAACNILTGVTGVKVGRHGPNFHLEDEPEEHARQLAAAQEKFLAAGVTAIGDAQVTRREFDMYLRLDEAGRLKTRVHMYLLSHLLDQALEMGLHGAFGTTRLAFAGIKFYADGTLGGWTAYFPDGYVGDPCRTGQLYHDPKDYSALIGKAHEAGLQTATHAQSPDAIAMVLDAIEDAQQRNPRPDARHRIEHCGLPSPEQIERIAALGVHPVNQPQHYYNWGEGVTDAVGTPGERFNPLGEFQAAGVPVTLSSDAPVAEPNPLEAIQTAVTRTTRRGHRLGGDDLLIDVRSAVAAHTIAGARVLGRERDLGSITPGKRADFVLLDENPLTCDPSRIAGIGVLETWIDGEVAR; this is encoded by the coding sequence ATGCGTCTGTTGCCCCTCGATCGTTCAGTCCTCGACGCGCGAGCGACGATCCTGCGTCCCGATGAACTGGTGACCGTCGACGACGCCACCGAAGGCGCCGAAGCGGTGCTCGTGTTCGGCGAGGAGATCGCCGCGGTCGGTTCGGTGGACGAATGCCGTGCCCGCGCGGTGAGCCTCGGCCGTCCCGATCCGGAGGTGCGGCGGCTGCCGGGCACGCTCCTGCCGGGATTCGTCGATCCGCACGCGCATCCCTTGATGTACGGGCAGATGATGACCTGGGTCGACTGTGGACCCGAACGGGCCTCGACCATTCCCGCCATCGTCGCGCTGCTGCGCGAGGCGGCCGAGAACACCCCGGCGGGCAGGCCGATCCGCGGTTACGGCTACGAGCACCGCAACCTCGCCGAGAAACGCCATCCCCGCAAGGAAGAACTCGACGCAGTCGCCGACGATCGCGAGGTCTACCTCATGAACGCCAGCGGGCACGGCGGCGTCGTGAACAGCTTCACGTTGCGGCGCAACGGCGTCACCCGCGACACCCCGGATCCCGACGGCGGGGTGTTCTTCCGTGACGAGCTCGGCGAACTCACCGGGGAACTCTCGGACGCCGCGTGCAACATCCTCACCGGCGTCACCGGGGTGAAGGTCGGGCGGCACGGGCCGAACTTCCATCTCGAGGACGAGCCGGAGGAGCACGCGCGGCAGCTGGCCGCCGCGCAGGAGAAGTTCCTCGCCGCCGGGGTGACCGCGATCGGCGACGCCCAGGTCACGCGCCGCGAATTCGACATGTACCTGCGGCTGGACGAAGCCGGGCGGCTCAAGACACGCGTCCACATGTACCTGCTGTCCCATCTGCTCGACCAGGCCCTGGAAATGGGACTGCACGGCGCTTTCGGCACCACTCGCCTCGCTTTCGCGGGCATCAAGTTCTACGCCGACGGCACGCTCGGCGGGTGGACCGCGTACTTCCCGGACGGCTACGTCGGCGACCCGTGCCGCACCGGGCAGCTCTACCACGACCCGAAGGACTACTCCGCGCTCATCGGCAAGGCGCACGAAGCCGGGCTCCAGACCGCGACCCACGCCCAGTCCCCCGACGCGATCGCCATGGTGCTCGACGCCATCGAGGACGCGCAGCAACGGAATCCCCGGCCCGACGCCCGCCACCGCATCGAGCACTGCGGGCTGCCGTCCCCGGAGCAGATCGAGCGGATCGCCGCGCTCGGCGTCCACCCCGTCAACCAGCCGCAGCACTACTACAACTGGGGCGAAGGCGTCACCGACGCCGTCGGGACTCCCGGCGAGCGGTTCAACCCCCTCGGCGAGTTCCAGGCCGCGGGCGTGCCGGTCACGCTGAGCTCGGACGCCCCCGTCGCGGAGCCGAATCCGCTCGAAGCCATCCAGACCGCGGTGACCAGGACGACCCGCCGCGGTCACCGGCTCGGCGGCGACGACCTGCTGATCGACGTCCGCTCGGCCGTCGCCGCGCATACGATCGCCGGCGCCCGGGTGCTCGGCCGTGAGCGCGACCTCGGCTCGATCACCCCCGGCAAACGCGCGGATTTCGTGCTGCTGGACGAGAATCCCCTGACCTGCGACCCGAGCCGGATCGCGGGTATCGGCGTGCTGGAAACCTGGATCGACGGCGAGGTGGCCCGATGA
- a CDS encoding tyrosine-type recombinase/integrase, which yields MHALRHYCASAWLANGVSIKEVAEYLGHHDPGYTLRIYTHLVPNSHKRARLAANKTFKPRRRPEPASDSATA from the coding sequence ATGCACGCCCTGCGGCATTATTGCGCGTCGGCCTGGCTGGCCAACGGCGTCTCTATCAAGGAAGTCGCCGAATACCTTGGTCACCATGACCCCGGCTACACCCTCCGCATTTACACCCACCTCGTGCCGAACAGCCACAAGCGCGCCCGACTGGCGGCCAACAAGACGTTCAAGCCCCGTCGACGGCCTGAACCGGCCTCCGACTCCGCGACGGCCTGA
- a CDS encoding helix-turn-helix domain-containing protein: protein MSTDVADVEALWTPDELASFLRIPEKTLRNWRSEGESGPPWMKVGRHVRYAPGQVRAWLAKLSSS from the coding sequence GTGAGCACGGATGTGGCCGATGTTGAGGCGTTGTGGACGCCGGACGAGCTGGCGTCGTTCCTGCGGATACCGGAGAAGACGTTACGAAATTGGCGGTCCGAGGGTGAATCGGGTCCGCCGTGGATGAAAGTCGGGCGGCATGTGCGCTACGCGCCCGGACAAGTGAGGGCATGGCTGGCGAAGCTGTCCAGCTCCTAA
- a CDS encoding replication initiator translates to MTTTEITNSQVEAGADARPAPPNGVGVRVSRGTLSAEVVKATAEKHGVCVRPFTMEVGDTETGEIRYVPVPCGSTVESVCLPCARKAKALRQAQCREGWHMTEEPVITRERPSETQTELLEFRADLAAHYRDAIEAGDEVEAEELRAEVASVDEELRASGMTGRLPALDVPEKRPVKRSTKRRQDAPNLPRRKVAKTTVGREYAGKFRPSMFVTLTCDTYGPVRSDGSPVNPSTYDYRRAARDAVHFSALVDRWWQNLRRVVGWDVQYFATVEPQRRAAPHLHTALRGSISHEVIRMVTEATYHQVWWPNHDEIVYTDREPLWDMDSRSFVDPDTREPLPSFDEAREAVEEPAHVVTFGRQVHSKGILGGTEESGRHIGYLTKYLTKSTGEVVDADTAAQRDHHDRLHAELSVTPCSPRCAVWLLYGINPKGANGKTVPGRCKGRAHRRTTLGLPGRRVLVSRKWSGKTVADHKADRKAFVVSALADIGVVKEEPAADRFVWRKVEPGDTHCPPRDHLVMRAIAERITWRAEYGRALLAAQGPPGDDSPETSAIGLRAA, encoded by the coding sequence ATGACCACCACCGAAATCACGAATTCGCAGGTAGAAGCGGGTGCGGACGCCCGGCCGGCACCCCCGAATGGAGTAGGGGTCAGGGTAAGCCGCGGGACGCTGTCAGCGGAGGTCGTGAAGGCCACTGCGGAGAAGCACGGCGTGTGTGTTCGGCCGTTCACTATGGAGGTCGGAGACACCGAAACCGGCGAGATCCGCTACGTGCCTGTGCCGTGCGGGTCCACTGTGGAGTCGGTGTGCCTTCCCTGTGCTCGCAAGGCAAAGGCGCTGAGGCAGGCACAGTGCCGCGAGGGCTGGCACATGACCGAAGAACCCGTGATCACCCGCGAGAGGCCGTCAGAGACGCAAACGGAGCTACTGGAGTTCCGGGCTGACCTGGCGGCGCACTACCGGGACGCGATCGAAGCCGGGGATGAGGTCGAGGCGGAGGAGCTGCGGGCAGAGGTCGCCTCGGTGGACGAGGAGCTGCGGGCGTCCGGGATGACGGGGCGCCTGCCCGCTCTCGACGTTCCGGAGAAGCGTCCGGTGAAGCGGTCCACGAAGCGGCGGCAGGATGCGCCGAACCTGCCTCGGCGCAAGGTCGCCAAGACCACCGTGGGTCGTGAGTACGCGGGGAAGTTCCGGCCGTCGATGTTCGTCACGCTCACCTGCGACACCTACGGCCCGGTGCGGTCCGATGGTTCGCCGGTGAACCCGTCGACGTATGACTACCGGCGGGCGGCTCGGGACGCGGTGCACTTCTCGGCGCTGGTGGACAGGTGGTGGCAGAACCTGCGGCGCGTGGTCGGCTGGGATGTGCAGTACTTCGCCACCGTGGAACCCCAACGGCGGGCGGCTCCGCACCTGCACACCGCGCTCCGGGGCTCCATCTCCCACGAAGTCATCAGGATGGTCACGGAGGCTACCTACCATCAGGTGTGGTGGCCCAACCATGACGAGATCGTGTACACGGACCGGGAACCGTTGTGGGACATGGATTCCCGCTCGTTTGTGGACCCGGACACGCGGGAGCCTCTGCCGTCGTTCGACGAAGCTCGGGAGGCGGTGGAGGAACCGGCGCACGTGGTCACGTTCGGCCGTCAGGTGCACTCCAAGGGGATCTTGGGCGGCACGGAGGAATCCGGGCGTCATATCGGCTACCTGACCAAGTACCTGACGAAGTCGACGGGTGAGGTGGTCGACGCTGACACTGCGGCGCAGCGGGATCACCACGACCGTCTTCACGCTGAACTGTCGGTGACCCCGTGTTCGCCTCGGTGCGCGGTGTGGCTGCTGTACGGCATCAACCCCAAGGGAGCCAACGGAAAGACCGTTCCCGGACGCTGCAAGGGACGCGCTCACCGTCGGACGACGCTCGGGCTGCCGGGTCGGCGGGTGTTGGTGTCGCGGAAGTGGTCGGGCAAGACGGTGGCCGATCACAAGGCGGACCGGAAGGCGTTCGTGGTGTCGGCGCTGGCGGATATCGGGGTGGTGAAAGAGGAACCGGCGGCGGATCGGTTCGTCTGGCGCAAGGTCGAACCCGGCGACACCCACTGCCCACCGAGGGACCACCTGGTGATGCGCGCCATCGCCGAACGGATCACCTGGCGGGCCGAGTACGGCCGGGCGCTACTCGCTGCGCAAGGTCCACCCGGTGACGACAGTCCCGAAACTTCGGCAATCGGGCTGCGGGCTGCTTGA
- a CDS encoding FtsK/SpoIIIE domain-containing protein, producing MNTQEIMTTLAVGGGLAVVLWVLAKVGRVLASVLEALAALAVLGMALWGLLRVVGWIVRQLVTRWRTCLALLALWAWCTWLGWISLVVTVGVLAVVLLVWWRLDEVGYDQWCGRWLRGWWLRWALYGRKLAGWLHACGLTVRDDAIPVDVTVNLVSRRRKREAVAKARQASGVAVPKLLSVRSGPSWDEVRVRLVPGQKPEDFDEVARELAVARKVQRCQVRELEPNVVSIDFMRRDLLDAAVTCLPVPELLPTDGSGVDLRAVYAGSTEYGTPWTLPLMGRGAHTLVAGATGAGKGSVMWSPLVSAAPAIRAGLVRVSGIDPKAMELSYGRGIFTRYGQSGKEALEILDALIDELENRKRVFAGNTREVPLSTEYPLELLEFDEIGALTRYTDRKTREAIVERVAVLATQGRALLFTVRGYVQEPTKETVPVRELLPRRVALRVTSKSQVPMVLGDGAFERGAWANRIPESAAGVGYVWGEGIREPLRVRAGWVSDQTVKHLEHYVTNGGASVVHLSDRRGERGTA from the coding sequence ATGAACACGCAGGAGATCATGACCACCCTTGCGGTCGGCGGCGGTCTGGCGGTGGTGCTGTGGGTGCTGGCCAAGGTCGGCCGTGTCCTGGCGAGTGTGCTGGAGGCATTGGCCGCGCTGGCGGTGCTCGGAATGGCGCTGTGGGGCCTGTTGCGGGTGGTCGGCTGGATTGTTCGGCAACTGGTCACGCGCTGGCGTACCTGCCTGGCACTGCTGGCTTTGTGGGCCTGGTGCACCTGGCTGGGCTGGATCTCGCTCGTCGTCACGGTGGGCGTGCTGGCGGTCGTGCTGCTGGTGTGGTGGCGGCTGGACGAGGTGGGCTATGACCAGTGGTGCGGTCGGTGGCTGCGCGGGTGGTGGCTGCGCTGGGCGCTCTACGGTCGGAAGCTGGCCGGTTGGCTGCACGCCTGCGGCCTGACTGTCCGGGATGACGCGATTCCCGTTGATGTGACGGTGAATCTGGTGTCACGTCGGCGTAAGCGTGAGGCGGTCGCGAAGGCTCGGCAGGCATCCGGGGTGGCAGTGCCGAAACTGCTGTCCGTGCGCTCCGGCCCGTCGTGGGATGAGGTCCGGGTCCGGCTGGTTCCGGGCCAGAAGCCGGAAGACTTCGATGAGGTCGCGCGGGAGCTGGCGGTGGCGCGCAAGGTTCAGCGGTGTCAGGTGCGGGAGCTGGAACCCAATGTGGTGTCCATCGACTTCATGCGCCGTGATCTGCTCGACGCGGCGGTGACGTGCCTGCCTGTCCCGGAGCTGCTGCCCACCGACGGGTCGGGGGTGGATCTGCGGGCGGTCTATGCGGGGTCGACGGAGTACGGCACGCCGTGGACGCTGCCGCTGATGGGTCGTGGCGCGCACACGTTGGTGGCTGGCGCGACCGGGGCCGGTAAGGGCTCGGTGATGTGGTCGCCGCTGGTGTCGGCTGCCCCGGCCATCCGGGCCGGTCTGGTGCGTGTGTCGGGGATCGACCCGAAAGCGATGGAATTGTCCTACGGGCGCGGGATCTTCACCCGCTACGGCCAGAGCGGTAAGGAGGCTCTGGAGATCCTGGACGCGCTGATCGATGAGCTGGAGAACCGTAAGCGCGTCTTCGCGGGAAACACCCGTGAGGTGCCGCTCTCGACGGAGTATCCGTTGGAGCTTCTGGAGTTCGACGAGATCGGCGCGTTGACCCGCTACACCGACCGCAAGACCCGTGAGGCCATTGTGGAGCGGGTAGCAGTGCTGGCCACGCAAGGCCGTGCGCTGTTGTTCACGGTGCGCGGCTATGTGCAGGAGCCGACGAAGGAAACCGTTCCGGTGCGGGAGTTGCTGCCCCGGCGGGTGGCGCTGCGGGTGACGTCCAAGTCGCAGGTTCCGATGGTGCTCGGTGACGGCGCGTTCGAGCGCGGGGCGTGGGCGAACCGGATTCCGGAGTCGGCGGCCGGTGTCGGCTACGTGTGGGGAGAGGGCATCCGCGAACCGCTGCGTGTGCGGGCGGGCTGGGTGTCCGATCAGACGGTCAAGCATCTGGAGCACTACGTCACCAACGGTGGCGCGTCGGTGGTGCACCTGTCAGATCGGCGCGGCGAGAGGGGGACGGCATGA
- a CDS encoding helix-turn-helix domain-containing protein, whose translation MALDSDVVVELADRYVNEGRTIEGLAQQYGFSYRAVRTALLGAKVKLRPPKVPLPPAPPGLVNAYNGGHTIQQLADIHGMSCGQTRRVLLAEGVQLRPPGRQASTQWGADRISRY comes from the coding sequence ATGGCGCTTGATTCTGACGTGGTCGTCGAGCTTGCCGACCGTTACGTGAATGAGGGGAGAACTATCGAGGGCCTGGCTCAGCAATACGGGTTCAGCTATCGGGCGGTCCGAACGGCGCTCCTCGGTGCGAAGGTCAAGCTTCGCCCCCCAAAGGTCCCGCTGCCGCCAGCGCCTCCGGGTCTGGTGAACGCTTACAACGGCGGCCACACGATTCAGCAACTGGCTGACATTCATGGCATGAGCTGCGGCCAGACTCGGCGGGTCCTGCTGGCCGAGGGTGTTCAGCTTCGCCCACCCGGCAGGCAGGCTTCGACGCAGTGGGGAGCGGATCGAATCTCGCGCTACTAA